CTTTGTCAAAGAAAACCACCTTTTGGGGAAAATAGACAAAAATAGTCTTCTCCTCTATGTCTATAACCCAAGCCAACTGGGTGCCAGCCTCCAAACAACGAATTACCCTCTTTAGGATTATAGTCTGACTCTGTTCAGGGGAGAAGAGGTCAATACTCCAGTCGGGGGGGACCTGAGTACGATGACTTTCATTTGTGTTTAGGTGTTCTTCAGTTAATACAACTATATCGGGGACAAGGGACTGGCCATTGAAAGTACATCTTAACTCCAGAAAAGCCCTCCAGGAGGAGTCCGAAGACGCCACATTGTTGAGTTTTGTTAGCAGTCTGTGTCTCACCACCACCTCCTTGAAGGAGGGAATCGGTTTTTGAATGATCTCCCCCTCCAGATATTCCAGAGGTGGCTGTGTTTCCGGTAGTTGCAAGAATTTTTCCAGTCCAACCTCTTCTGTCATGGAGCCCTTCCTCTCAGTTGACGAGCCCTATAAAAGGTTTCTAAACTATGAGAGTCCCCCACATAACGCCAATGCCATGGCTCATAACTCACCCCCTGAGGGTTATGGCGGGGAAAAGATAACTCAAACCCATACCTGGCAGCGTTGGCCCTCAACCACCTGAAGGCCTCAGTTTTCTCAAAACTCTCACTGAGATTAGTGCCTGGGGCATTGCCATCCCCTATATCCACAGCATAACCAGTATGATGTTCACTATAGCCCGGAGGTGCACTCACTTGTGCCCTAGTCACAGTATCCTGTTTTCTTTGTTCTTTTACCCGGAAGAACAGATATTCTTGTTCTTTTTTACTCCTAAAGCCGGAAAGTGCCACTAGTTTTACCCCCTCCCTAGCAGCATCCCCTTGCATTTTTAAAAACTTGTCTGCCGCTTTTTTCCTCAGCCTTATTTTTCCATCCCGGGTTATGGGTTTCAACTCTTCTGCTGGCGCCTCTTCATAGGGCAAATGTCCCAGTAAGCTGTCTGACACTTCCCCCGAAGGAGCCGCCTTTGACACCCCCTCTTCTGTCCTCCCCGACTCTACCCCTGTCTGACCTGTTTTTGCTGGCACCATCCCCCTTAGGACAAGCCACCACAACAATAATGAGGCTAAGATTGTCCCTCCCCCAAAAAGGAGATTTTTTCTGCCTACGGGGCGAGACTGGCCGTAATAATTCGTGGTTTCTCTTTGGGCTACGGGTATTTCATCCATGATAAGACAAAACCGTTGAGCAAATAAATGGGCAAACAAGAGGAGATGGTTTATACCTTCCCCCATGCTATCATAAATGTCAGACTATCATAGGATTATTTTCCCTTTTATATGAAACTCAACATAGTACATTTAGTAGGACGAGCGGGAAAAGACCCAGAAGTGCGGTATTTCGAGTCGGGAAAAATGAAGTGCACCGTAACGCTGGCAGTGAGGCGTCGCAAAAAGGAGGACGAACCAGACTGGTTTGACCTGGAATTCTGGGATAAAAACGCTAAGACGGCCGCTGACCATGTGAGAAAGGGTTCTTTGATTGGAGTTCAGGGGGTGCTAAGATTTGACAGGTGGGTGGACAGTACTACTGGCAAAACCCGTACTAGACCAGTCATAAGAGTAGATAGACTTGAACTATTGGGCCCAAAACGGGAAAATGGACAAGAGCATGATGGGACTTTTGATGGGGAAGACGATTCACTGCCCTATTAAACGGGAAACATGAAAGTAGCCCTAGTGCACGAGTGGCTCACCCCGGAGGCAACGGGTGGCTCTGAATTGGTGGTAAAGGAAATTCTCAAAATTATTGATGCCCAACTGTTTGCTCTCATTGACTTTGAGTCTACTAACCCCCACAGTTATCTGTACAACAGACACATTAAAACCTCCTTTCTTCAATATTTCCCCTTTAGTCGTAGTGGTGTCCAAAAGTATCTGCCACTTTTGCCCCTTGCTATTGAACAGTTAGACGTAACAGAATATGATATAGTCTTGTCTTCCTCCCATGCGGTAGCCAAGGGGGTTATTACCCGTCCAGATCAACCCCATATTTGTTATTGCCACACGCCAATGCGATATGCCTGGGAGTTGACCTTCGACTACCTGAAAAATACAAGGGCGGGAAGAGGAATTCCGGGCATTCTAACCCGTTATCTGTTACATCGTTTGCGTCAGTGGGATGTAATTTCCGCCAATAGGGTGGATTTTTTCATTGCTAATTCCCACCATACTGCCCGTCGCATTTGGCGTTGTTACCGTCGTCATGCCAAAGTCATCTATCCACCCGTACAGGTTTCAGAGTTTCCCTTCCAGCCACAAAAGTCTGACTATTACCTGACAGTTTCCCGTCTAGTCAGCTACAAGAAGGTAAATCTCATAGTAGAAGCCTTTAATCGGAATGGACTACCCCTGGTGGTTATCGGAGATGGGGCCGAGTTTAAAAGACTCAGGAAAATTGCTAAGAATAATATCACCTTCCTTGGCCGGGTAGACCAAACCACCCTGAAACAATACATGGCCGGGGCAAAGGCTTTTGTTTACGCCGCCTGTGAGGATTTTGGTATCGCCCTGGTGGAGGCTCAAGCCTGTGGGACTCCTGTAATTGCCTATGCCGCAGGGGGCGCCTTAGAAACCGTGGTGGATATTCGTGAGAATCCTTCTAAGGGCACTGGTATATTATTTTACCCCCAGACGGTGGAAGGTTTGTTGGAGGCCATTGAGATTTTCACCACATGGGAAAAACAACTCCAACCGGAAAATGCCCGTTTGCAGGCAGAAAAATTCAGTGCCCACATTTTCCAAAGGGAGTTTCTCAATTTTTTTGACTATTGTTGTCAAAACTTTCCCCAGGAGCGTTTTAAATTTTAGATTTTCCCGTCATAATAGTAAATCAAATCAATTGTGGTTAATTGGTGTGTGAAGGCCAAGTTACAGTATTATTGCCAGTTACCATTAAGGTATAACAGTTGCAATCAATACTGTAATAATTTGGTGTGGAGTGAAGGAGAAAAATGACTGTTAACAGCCAACCATTGTCTGTCAAGGTGATTCAAAGCCTGGCAAGACGGGGATGCCTAAACCCCTCTAGTGGGAAACGGGTTAGAGTCAGCAAAGAATTCTATAAACGCACCTTCGACATTGTCTTTTCCGCCACTGTGTTGATTGTATTTTCCCCCCTTTATCTTATAATCTCCCTCCTGGTAGCCATCAGTTCCCCGGGGCCAATCTTTTACACCCAAGAGAGGGTGGGGAAGAATTTTAAACACTTCAAGTGTATCAAATTTCGCACCATGGTGGTGGACGCCGACAAAGTTTTGGCAAAAATGCTGGCGGAAAATCCAGAAATGAGAAAGGAGTTTGAGGAGAATTTTAAGCTGAAAAATGACCCCCGTGTTACCCCCATTGGCAGATTTTTAAGGGTTACCAGCTTAGACGAGTTTCCCCAATTCTGGAATGTTTTGAAGGGTGACATGAGTGTTGTAGGGCCTCGTCCTCTTGTGCCCGAAGAGTTACACAAGTATGGTAACAAAATATACAAAGTTTTAACCATTAAACCCGGTATTACTGGACTGTGGCAGGTGTCTGGGCGCAACGACCTTCCTTACCCCCAACGAGTCCTAATTGACGTTTATTATGTCAATCATCATAACTGGTTGTTGGATCTTTGGATTATCATTAAAACCATTGGTGTAATTCTTTTTCCACACAAAAGTGGCGCCTACTAGCCTCTAATTCCCATCCCCTCTGGAAAGGGATAGGCCCTCCCCGTAGTGCCCCCTTTCCGGTTTAAAATGATTGTAAACAAAATTTACAAATGGTCATGAAATGGGAAAACGTAGCCGTTTTCGCAAATTAATTTCCTACTTAGGCCCTTACAGGACATCTTTGTACTGGGGAATTTCCGCCCTATTTGTTGTGAATATTCTGGGAGTTTATATCCCCTGGCTAATCAAGAAAATTTTTGACGATTTACAGGAAAAGTTTAATTTTGAACTGTTGGTAGCCTATGTAATTTTTCTTTTTGTTTTGGCCGGCATAATGTGGGCCATAAGGATGGCATCCAGGATATTAATATTCGGGGTGGGAAGACAGGTAGAATTTGACTTAAAACAGAGAATTTTTGAGCACCTTTTAACCCTAGAACCAGCATATTTTTATGTTAACACTTCAGGGGATCTAATTAACAGGGCAACCAGTGATGTGGACAATATACGTCGTTTAGTGGGATTTGCCATCCTCAGTTTGGCTAATACGATTTTTGCCTATGGGTTAACCTTGCCAGCCATGTTGCTAATTGATGTGAAACTGAGTTTGATGGCGTTGGCTATTTACCCTTTGATGCTAATAACTGTGCAACTATTCAGCGATAAACTTAGGACGGCTCAACTAGAAGTCCAGGAAAGGTTGTCGGAGATGAGTGAGTTGATTCAGGAGGATATGAGCGGCATTGAACTGATAAAAATATACGCTCAAGAAGAGAATGAAAAAAGGGCATTTGCAGAGAAAAATAAGAAGCTACTGAAAGCCAACTTAAAACTGGCCTTGACCAGAAATTTACTTTTTCCTATTATTGCTGGAATTGCCAATATAAGCCTTCTGATTCTACTGTGGTTTGGGACTGGTGAGATAGAAAAAGGGGCCATTAGTGTGGGAGATTTTATTGCCCTGATAATATATGTAGAAAGACTAGTTTTCCCCACAGCGTTGCTGGGATTTACTATTACCACCTATCAACGGGGAGAGGTAAGTATTGATAGGGTGGAGGCAATAATGGAAGTGAAACCGAAAATAAAAAACGCCCCCAACCCCATCCCTCTGCCGTTGGAAAAGGTGCGTGGTGAGATTAAGGCGGTAAACTTAACCTATATCTATCCCAATAGTAGTAGACCAGCCTTAAAAAATATCAATTTTGAAATTCAGCCAGGGGAATTAGTAGCCATTGTGGGATTGATAGGTGCCGGCAAGTCCACCTTAGCTAGTGCCATCCCTCGTTTGTTGGACATTTCGCCGGGGCAACTGTTCCTCGATGGTGTTGATGTGACAAAAATAGATATAGCCGATTTGCGTCAGGCAATTGCCTATGTGCCTCAGGAGAGTTTTTTGTTTTCCACCACTGTGAGAAACAATATAGCCTATGCTAACCCCCCGGGGGAAATGATGGAAGTAATATACGCCGCCAAAGAGGCACAAATCCACCAAGAAATTATGACCTTTCCCCAACAATATGAAACACTGGTGGGAGAAAGAGGCATTTCTCTTTCTGGAGGACAAAGACAACGCACCTGTCTAGCAAGGGCATTATACGCTAATGCCCCCATTTTGATTCTGGATGACGCCCTCTCTAGTG
This genomic window from Geminocystis sp. M7585_C2015_104 contains:
- a CDS encoding ABC transporter ATP-binding protein, whose product is MGKRSRFRKLISYLGPYRTSLYWGISALFVVNILGVYIPWLIKKIFDDLQEKFNFELLVAYVIFLFVLAGIMWAIRMASRILIFGVGRQVEFDLKQRIFEHLLTLEPAYFYVNTSGDLINRATSDVDNIRRLVGFAILSLANTIFAYGLTLPAMLLIDVKLSLMALAIYPLMLITVQLFSDKLRTAQLEVQERLSEMSELIQEDMSGIELIKIYAQEENEKRAFAEKNKKLLKANLKLALTRNLLFPIIAGIANISLLILLWFGTGEIEKGAISVGDFIALIIYVERLVFPTALLGFTITTYQRGEVSIDRVEAIMEVKPKIKNAPNPIPLPLEKVRGEIKAVNLTYIYPNSSRPALKNINFEIQPGELVAIVGLIGAGKSTLASAIPRLLDISPGQLFLDGVDVTKIDIADLRQAIAYVPQESFLFSTTVRNNIAYANPPGEMMEVIYAAKEAQIHQEIMTFPQQYETLVGERGISLSGGQRQRTCLARALYANAPILILDDALSSVDNKTASQILENLKRQKGKTILFITHQLSAATMADRILVMRDGEIVQTGTHESLLSQDGLYKSLWLQHQLEKILA
- a CDS encoding D-alanyl-D-alanine carboxypeptidase family protein, with the protein product MDEIPVAQRETTNYYGQSRPVGRKNLLFGGGTILASLLLWWLVLRGMVPAKTGQTGVESGRTEEGVSKAAPSGEVSDSLLGHLPYEEAPAEELKPITRDGKIRLRKKAADKFLKMQGDAAREGVKLVALSGFRSKKEQEYLFFRVKEQRKQDTVTRAQVSAPPGYSEHHTGYAVDIGDGNAPGTNLSESFEKTEAFRWLRANAARYGFELSFPRHNPQGVSYEPWHWRYVGDSHSLETFYRARQLRGRAP
- a CDS encoding sugar transferase, producing the protein MTVNSQPLSVKVIQSLARRGCLNPSSGKRVRVSKEFYKRTFDIVFSATVLIVFSPLYLIISLLVAISSPGPIFYTQERVGKNFKHFKCIKFRTMVVDADKVLAKMLAENPEMRKEFEENFKLKNDPRVTPIGRFLRVTSLDEFPQFWNVLKGDMSVVGPRPLVPEELHKYGNKIYKVLTIKPGITGLWQVSGRNDLPYPQRVLIDVYYVNHHNWLLDLWIIIKTIGVILFPHKSGAY
- a CDS encoding glycosyltransferase — encoded protein: MKVALVHEWLTPEATGGSELVVKEILKIIDAQLFALIDFESTNPHSYLYNRHIKTSFLQYFPFSRSGVQKYLPLLPLAIEQLDVTEYDIVLSSSHAVAKGVITRPDQPHICYCHTPMRYAWELTFDYLKNTRAGRGIPGILTRYLLHRLRQWDVISANRVDFFIANSHHTARRIWRCYRRHAKVIYPPVQVSEFPFQPQKSDYYLTVSRLVSYKKVNLIVEAFNRNGLPLVVIGDGAEFKRLRKIAKNNITFLGRVDQTTLKQYMAGAKAFVYAACEDFGIALVEAQACGTPVIAYAAGGALETVVDIRENPSKGTGILFYPQTVEGLLEAIEIFTTWEKQLQPENARLQAEKFSAHIFQREFLNFFDYCCQNFPQERFKF
- a CDS encoding single-stranded DNA-binding protein, which produces MKLNIVHLVGRAGKDPEVRYFESGKMKCTVTLAVRRRKKEDEPDWFDLEFWDKNAKTAADHVRKGSLIGVQGVLRFDRWVDSTTGKTRTRPVIRVDRLELLGPKRENGQEHDGTFDGEDDSLPY
- a CDS encoding Uma2 family endonuclease: MTEEVGLEKFLQLPETQPPLEYLEGEIIQKPIPSFKEVVVRHRLLTKLNNVASSDSSWRAFLELRCTFNGQSLVPDIVVLTEEHLNTNESHRTQVPPDWSIDLFSPEQSQTIILKRVIRCLEAGTQLAWVIDIEEKTIFVYFPQKVVFFDKEEDLLPTPPFVSSVSLTGGEIFSWLYF